GCAAATTTTTCTGTTAGCCGATCCTGAGCACCTCACGGGAGACGCTGCCATCAATTATCAGGTCGCATCGCGGATGGGAATTCCCATCCAATCCGACCCCGTTTTAAGTGATCCAGATGCCTTACGCACATTTCTGAGCGATGCAGACTGGATTGTTGACGCGTTCCTGGGAACCGGTGTCCAAGGCACGATTCGCCCCCCGTTTACGACCGCCATTCAAATCGTCAACCAAGCTGCTGGAAACAAACTGGCCGTCGATCTCCCATCCGGCCTCGACTGTGATACGGGACTCTCACTCGGCGACTGCATCATTGCCGCACAGACCGCAACATTCGTAGCTGAAAAAAAAGGGTTCGCGATTCCTGAATCGAAACAATTCACGGGCGCCGTCCATGTTGTCGATATTGGTGCCCCCCGGCAAATCATCACCGAACTCCTGCAAAAACAGACATCCTGACAGGATTCTCTTGTCCATAATTGCTTCATCTGAGGAGAACTCAGCGGAAAAATCGCCTGTTTCAGGGAAACGGGGGTTCTCAAAAGTACTTCAATACCTATATATTATATTTCAACTGAATTACCTCTCATGGTTTGTTTCTGCCATTTCCTGTTGATTGAAACAGGGACAAGGTTCGTCTGAATGGACAAAAATTTCTGGTATCTCAAGAACTGTGATTTGTTTGAACGGCTGAGCCAGGATCAAATCGCGCAGGTCGAACGCAACTCATCCGTACGACAATTCGGTCGGGGGAATCTGGTTTACCTCCCGACAGAAAGCAGCGATTCGGTATTTCTGTTGCTCTCCGGGCGGATCAAACTCTATCACATCACCGGTGAAGGTAAGCAGGCTCTTTTAGCTCTGATTGAACCGGGTGAACTATTTGGAGAACTGGCGATTCTGGGTGGAGGAGAACGCGAAGAATACGCCGAGGCCATGCTGAAATCGACGATTCTCCGCATCCCCGGCCCCATCATACAAGAACTGATGCAACAACATGCCACGGTCTCACTGGGTGTCACAAAACTGATGGGACTACGTCGACAGCGAGTGGAACAAAGACTGAAATCACTGCTGTTCCGTTCGAATCGGGACCGGCTGACTCACCTGCTACTTGAGCTAGCAGAAAAATATGGCCGCTTCACACCCGAGGGTGTTTTTATCGATATCAAACTGTCGCATCAGGAATTGGCAAGTATCATTGGCAGCACTCGGGAAACAGTCACAGTACTATTGGGTGAGCTGCAAGACGAACGCTGCATCGACATCCAGAAACGACACATTATTCTTAGAAAAGCCCAGTTACTGGCGAATTCGATCGATTTTAAACTGACCCCCGCCTTGCAATCCAGACCCGACCAATCCGGCGAATACCTGTTAAGGGGAGCAGAAGCCTGACAATATGAGCCATTTACCAGTCATCAAGGACCAGAATTCGCAGGAACTGTAAGCTACCTCACAGATCAAACACCAACAGAAAACGATAATAAAAGAACAGGGACGACTTCCCTAAAACACAAAGGCGTGATTCCTACCGGATGAGTAGGAGGTTTTAACATGAACAAAAACAACCCCATCGAACATCAACCGGATTCTGAAGCGGAATGGAGTGCCTGCGCGCCAGGTGAGCTTGGCCAGTTTGTCTCTGTAATGAAAAAACGAAAACAGATCAGCCATCTGATTACGGGAGCGGAAATTCTTACTGCCTGCCTGGTGGTCGGTTTAATCGGCTTTCTGGGCATCAATCAACTCTCCAGCTCGGAAAATCAACGGGTGCAGCAAGCTCAGACGAAACCCTGTCCGGGAGGCCTGTATTGCAAAGATGTGCTGGCACATGCGAAAGCGTATGTTGCTCATACTTTGGATCAGAATTTGACACAAAAAGTCGATGCACACTTGGCAGATTGCCCGCATTGCCAAAAAAAGATTGATCAACTGAAAGCAAACGCGCACAATAACGCAGCCGATCAGAAAGCCGCTTTTCAAAAACAGGCTGCCTGGGAAGCCTATCTGCTGGCGTTAAATCAATAGTGACTGTCTTGTCATCAAGCTTATCGTATCAGAGTGCGCTCGCTTTTAACTCTGATTCCCTGAAAGGATTGAGGGAAGAATGTCCCAGGAAGAACAACTACCGGAAGTTAACGATACCGCCTCCAACGAGGACGATTTTCTCGCTGCCTTCGCGTCAACAGGCCCGGTTGATGAGAGCCTGGATGAGGATTTTGAACGTGCTCTGGAAGCGTTAGAAGCCGTCGAACGGGACTTGGAACTTCCCGAAATCCCCGCTGAAACGGAGGACACTGCGGAGAGTAAGCCAGCCAGTTCTCAGTCGCAATCGAAGCGGGAAGCCCGCATTCCCCCCCGGCAGATCATTGAAGCAGCACTATTTGTCGGCGGAAATCCGCTCACCACCAAGAAGCTCTGTTCGCTCTTGAATGATGAATATTCGTCGTCTTATGTAGACGATCTGCTGGATGACCTGAATCGTCAATACAACGATGAAGCACGGCCTTATGAAATCCGCATGGAAGAAGGCGGCTATCGACTCATTCTGCGGTACGATTTCGAACGCATCCGCAACCGCGTTTATGGCTTTGGTCCCAAAGAGATTAAACTCTCACAAGACGCGTTAGAAGTACTGGCACTCGTCGCCTACCATCAGCCGATCACAAAAGATGCCATCGTGGAAGCCGGCAAAGACAAAGCCGCCGGCATCCTGCGCCAGCTCTTGCGGCGTGAACTGATCGCCATCGAACGCGAAGAAGACAAAAAAGCGGAAGTCCGATACATCACCACCGCCCGCTTCCTGCAAGTCTTCGGCCTAGGAAATGTCGAAGAACTTCCCTACAGCGAATCGTTGAGTCATAAGTAATCCTGACAAAAGCAGCATTGTTCTCTCGCCAATTGCTATTCTGATTCAACCATATAATTCCGTCGCTTTGTCGTGAAATGAGGTCTTCTCTCAAACGCGATACTGAGCCATCACGACGACATCCTGGTACACATCGTTTAAACACCGTGCATAGCGCTTCACTCCCTCTACCTGATAGCCGTGCTTTCGATAAAGACGCATTGCCGGTTCATTATCAGCAAACACTTCCAACTCCAGACGCTTTAAGCCCTGCTGCCAGGCGTGCGCAATCGCATTCTTCAAAAGTTGATTGCCAATGCCCTGACCTCGATACGCCGATACCACACCCATGCCAAGATGGCCGACGTGCTCCATCGATTGTCGTGCAACAGGCACGATATCAGCCCAACCCACTACCGAACCTTTTGCGACTGCAACATATTGCGCATGATTTTGTTCGACGTTTTTTTTAACAAATTCACGCGCTCGATCCAAGGGAGGCGGCTCCACCGTCAACAGGTATTTCTTCTCGCCTGCCACACTGGATAAAGCTGCGTGAAAACCTGCCACGTCTTTCAATTCGATTTGCCTGATGGAAATGCTCATGCTTTATTTCTGCGTGAATCGAGTTGATTATACATTGATCAGAACTCCCGTCTGAACTATATCGGCTAGAGCAATTCCGTCCTCTCAAAAAGCGCGTTCTGTTGCTTCAAGTTTTCTTCCAGCTCCTGTTTCAGGTCAGCTGATTCACCTGCGCGCCGAGCCAGTTCATCCAGCCATGTCTTCGTCTTGATTTTCACCATCCATACGTCTTGGTCGGTTTTACCTTTGCGACGACGGGTAGTTGTGACACCTTTGGCAACGGCACCTTCTTTGACAGGATAATTCCCGTGATAAACATTCTGCATAAACTCTTTTGTCAGCGAGCCCTTATAGATTACCTCGGCGATATCCAGATGCCCGAAGTGTTGCTCAAAATGGAGAGGCAAAACAAACCCTTGTTCGGGAATCAGAATTTCGAACAGTTTCAGATCTTTTTCTTCGCCATCCCGGTGCAAGCCGGAAAACGTGTGTTCGCCGTAGAATTCACAAAAGGCAACCAGCGATTTTGTGTTTCGGTATTCTTTGTACTTGCGGATACCAGCGAGAATCTGATCTGCATATTTCGACTGAAACATAGAAATGGCGCCGCCAAATAACGGATTTCCCTCGTTGATCGTGCGCTTCCGGGTAGCGCACTGACACCAGCCTTCTTTTTGTGTCCATCTGAACTGCAGATTGGATCCATCATATTTATGAAACGCGATACACGGCTGATCAATGACATCAATATCTGGTCCTTCAATGGACGGATAACGCGCCAATTGCGGACGTTGTCTGCGTGATTTTTGCTTTGACATAGAACTACCCCTGGTAGGTCAATTAGAGAGAATACAAGTCCCGACAATGACACAAAGAGGAGCACAAAGGTTCGATATCAGTATTTTTATCAAACATTGACTAGAAAAATAATAACGGCAATCAGAACGACTGCACCGAGGATTGGCAGATAGACGCGCGGGGAAATGTTTCCTGGAGCATCGTCGGCGACAATCTTGTTGCCGCTGAGGTCAAGAATCCATTCCGAAAGACGACCATGAATCGCATACACCAGTCCCAGCACAATGCCAAATCCCAAGAGTACCTGCAAACGAAGATCCCCGACGCCGCCGATGAACGTCCAGCTGAGTAAAACCAGTAAAAGTACTACCAGCACTCCGGCGGTGATGCGTTTTGAGTTCATATGTCACAATTCGATTTCTTGCTGATCTGTCGAAATGTCAAACTGATTCGTTCACCCGCGTCAGGATCTTTTGGAATCGCGTGCTGCCAGTGATTCTGTATCTCATTTGTCATATAAAGCAGTGCACCACTTTTTAGAAAATACTGAAACTTGACCGCTTTGTCTATCTTGCTCCGATAAGACATCTGCCGTTCTGAACCCAGTGAGACGATGACCACCCCAGTCCCCGGCATGAGTTCAACTGTAGAATCCGAGTGATAGCCCATCGTTGACTGACCGTTGGGGTAATAATTCATTAAACAATTGTTGGGACCAAAGCCCACTGTCTGCTGAATTTTTTCACAGACGGGCTCCAGTTCTGACAGCATTTCTGTTTTAGGATATGTCATCCCGGAGTAATTATAGGCCACACCAAAACTGGCTGTTTTTCTGGCTTTCATCCGCTCATCCCACTCAACACCATCACGCAGGGAACGAAACAGTTCGTCCGGATTATCCAAAAAATTTTCGATGAGGCAGAGCTCTGGTTCGTTCATAACCTTGTTTCGCCAACTAATAAAATTCTCTCCAGTTTCAGTTCCAGCCACTGTTTGCCGCCGCAATGAATGCATTTTGTCACGTTGATTTTTAAGTCAGACTGGATTTCAACCGTTTGGGTTCGCACGACTTGCGTTTGAGGTTCCAGATGACTTCAATGGCCGATGCTCAATCTTTGCGGACTCCGTACTTTACAATCACAACGTGTGCCTGGCTCTCAATTTTTTCAAACGCATTGCACATGACCTCAAGTGACCATGCTTTACCCCGGTTTCCTGACCCTGATCCAATGAGGGGAAACGCGACACTCTGAAACTGATTTTCATTGACGATTTTCATGACATTGATGACCGAGTTGGTCACGGAATACTCGGTTGCAAACCAGAGCAGATTGATCCCGGCTACATGGATGATGGCCTGATATGGTAACCGCCCGGCCGAAGTCAACCGGGCTTCTCCCAGAGGGATCGCGCCACATTGGGCGACTTCCTGAAACGGCTTTATGCCTCCCTGTTTCTTGATGGCGCCCGATACGCCTTGCGGCAACAGTAGCCACCAGGGAATCACATTCCGATTCCAGCTGTTGACAATCACGTCCGTTTTTTGATCTAAAATATTTCCCGTGACAATATCTAATTTCATGACCGCGACCAGGTTTCAAGAATGATACACAGAGGATGTTCGATCGCTCCTCACATCACCTTAGACACGTTCACTCGAACTTTTTGTGTATCTTTCTGAATTAATTCCACGTGCCTGGTCTCGCCAGGGAATCCATTTGCGGGCCATGTCTTTTGAATAGTAACTCCGAATTTGATCCAGAGTTACTTCGTCTTCGAGCTGATTGAGAATGCGGTATACTCGAATCATCTCGTAGGCAATAACCATCAAAGCAAATAGCAACCAGAGGGGAACTGTGCCAATTTCGTATCGAATAGAAAAGCCGGCTAGACAGCCCCCGATCAGAAACGGCCAATTGATCAATGTGGGATAGAGGTCTAATTTTTCCATGTGTGCCTCTGATATCCGCTTAACAAGGTAATTAACCATCTTAAATGGTTTTCCACAAATTCAATCATAACAATCTGCTGCTGAGATCGTCAAAAATCAACGGGGGAACAAGCTGTTTTCTGACCGCTTTCAGTTCATTTCGACTCAACCAGGAAACTTGAAAGGGTTCGCCATCCGACTCGGTTCCTGTTTCAGGCAACGCTTCCCTGACCGCATCATCAATGTCACAGAGATAATGAAACATGATTTCGTGTTCGGGCCTTCCCAGAAATTCAAAGATGGATTCATGAAAATTCAGAAATTCCAACTCATGGCCGGTCACTCCCAGTTCCTCGGAGAGTTCGCGTTTCGCAGCCGCCTCCAGCGTCTCGCCAAATTCCACACCGCCCCCTACAGGAACATAGAAACGAAAATCACGTACCGGATCAAAGCCTTCTGCGAGCAGCACTTGCCCCTTGTTGATCAGTGAGATAATGACTTTGGCGCGGATTTTCATACTCGTGTTTTCTTCCCGGAATGATTAACTTCTGTTTTCTTAGCTGTGATTGAGAAAAACACTCAGTATATCAGAAAGCCTTGAGCTCCGTGAACGGAAATGGAATGCTTGACCGTACGGGTATGTGGCCTGGGGTACTGAAAATGCCACGCTTCATAACCCGTTGTTGATTCTATTTCCAACCGTTCACCGGTCTCAAAGCTTAAAATCATACAACCATTATACCGGGCCACTGCTTCCTTGAGCCGGCAACCTATCAGATAGTCAAGTCTGAGTAAATCAGCGCGCCAGAAACCGGTGCCTGGTTTCGTACCACAAATGACATATGAACTGTTTGAATCGCTGATCCGGAGTTCGTCTTCGAACATAATCAGAGATTGCTCAGAAATCTGGCTTTCGAAGACCATGCCTGTCAGACCGGTTTCACAAAAGGAAACCAAGGAATCTCCTTCAATCGGTAGAATCAAATCGCAGTCGCGTTTTTCAAGTATTTTCATGTTTGATACCGGCTTTATGCAATGCAGCCATCGCGCGGAAGGCCACTTCGCCCCACTGTTTTCGAACAGGTTCCGGCGTCTCTTTCGGAATAGTTCGCCATTCATGTATGAGGAACTGAATCTGCTTAGGTTCTAGCCAGAGTGCAAGTCGTCCTTTTTCTTGTTCTGCGTCGGCATTCGTGAAATTGCCTTTATCACGAAGTCTGTCGCGGGCTTCTGCGAGCAGCTCTTTATAGTTGGACAGAAACGGCTCCGCAAGCGCGGATTCCAATACCGCCTGAAGATTCCATAACACACGCATCTCTGCCTGATCTTCAAGCCCGAACAGCTCCTCTTCAGTAAATCGAGTCAGCAACTCGAACAGAACCAGCGCTTCATCATCGTTTAGTTTGATGTCCATGATTTTTCATTTCTTCTACTTCCCCTCAGGTTGTCGCTCGACAAAACGCTCGTAAAACGACTGCACTGTATTTCGAATTTGCTGATCCAGCAACGGTAACGTCGGCTCGTATATTTCTTGAGGCACACCACCATAAAAAGGTTCTGCTATCGCACCGGCAATACAGGCCATTGTATCTGCATCGCCGCCCAGTGAGATCGCATTCCGGATGGCGGATTCGAAATCGGTTGACTCCAAAAAGGCGATGATGGATTCCGGCACCGAGCCCTGACAGGAAACATCAAACACATAATGCGGCCGGATCTCTTCCAGTGAGCGCTGTAAATCGTAACCGAATGTGGTTTCGATATACTCACGGATTTCAGTCCGGGAACTTCCGTTGCGAGCCAGAAAGACACAGGCTGCCGTTGCCTGAGCACCATAGATCCCCTGCTGATGATTGTGGGTCACCTCTGCCGATTTTTTCGCCAGATACAGGCAGTCTGCCAGAGTTTCAGTTGCATAAGCCACTGGACTGACACGCATTGCAGAGCCGTTTCCCCAACTCTGATAGGGCACGCGTCGGCGCAACTGAGCCCAGGACAGAAACGTGTGTCCGTAACCTGCATCCGGATAGAGTTTGACATAACGATGCAGGGTGTTGACGAGATCGTTCTCTTTTAACAGCCAGTCTGCCACAGCGGTTGTGAGCACCGTATCGTCGGTAAAGGTCGACTCTTCACGAAACAGATAAAAATCTGTCGACTTTGTCGGAAAATGTTCGAAGTATGAACCGATAACATCGCCTGCAATCGCACCCCACATTATCTGGAACTCACAGAAACGAATAGACAAAATTTTTCTTCAACAAGATTCATTTCGATTGAGGTCTACTTTCTTATTAAGCGTCTTGCCGTTTTCACAACAACAATTCTCCAGAGAGCCAGCGTTCCAGATACATCGACAGTGAGGGGGCACAGCAGGTTCGACTGTCTTCTTCGTGGCTCCAGACAAATACATCGGGCCTGCGGATTTCACCTGCCTGAATCGTATAGGCAAACAAATCTCCATTGCCGGCATCGGCGAAGAAGAGCAGGGGGTCGAAGGGCATATACATCGTTGCAAAGTCGGGATTCTCTCGGAAGTATTTGTTTTCCCGGACAATCCGGTCCAATGGCCAGATCAGCCCCAGCCCATATTGTCCTTCTACGCCGTTTGATTCTTGCAGAAGAGTAACCAGATCTTCCGGCAGACGGACACCTAAGTCCGCTTCCACTTTTTGGATTTCATGTCGCTTTGCGCCTGAAAAGAATTGCGCGTCTTTGCAGAACTTTAAAATGTGTTCTTTCCATGACATGCAGAAGTTCCAAAATGAAAGGACCTAAGAATAGACTGCCCGCCATTTCAGAGTATCATTTCTGCAAATGAAGCTCAAGAAATTCTTTCGTCACTGTAATTCACACTCCAAACACTTCTTCCAGCGCCGTCCGCATGACGTTTGGATCGGGATCTACGCCAGTCCAGAGTTGGAAGCCGATGACGCCCTGGTTGACGAGCATTCCCAGGCCGTCCAGTGTGGGGCAGCCGAGCTTCGAGGCTTCGCGGAGCAAGTGGGTTTGTGGCGGATTGGGAATCACGTCGGAGACGATCATGTTCGACTTGAGCGAACTGAAATCGAGCGGGAAGACCGCATCGACATCGGGGTACAAGCCGATGGATGTCGCGTTAATCACGACGTCGACGTCTTCGGCGAGAGTGTAATCTCTGTCCCATTGTGTGAAAGAAACGGGGACGCTGGTTTTTTCACTCAAAAGTTGAACGAGTGCTTCGCCGCGCTCGGCGCTGCGGTTGACGATGGTGATCTCTGCGGCTCCTGCAAGTGCGGTTTCCACACCAATCGCGCGGGCAGCGCCGCCGGCACCAAACATGACGATTTTTTTACCCGCGGGGTCTGTCAGTTCTTTCAACGACTGCACGAAGCCTTTGCCGTCCGTGTTCTCGCCGACCAACTTATCGCCTTTACGGACGATGCAGTTGACTGCCCCCATCATCGCGGCGGCGTCACTGATGCCATCGAGGTGTTGGATCACGGCGACTTTATGGGGGATCGTTAAATTCGCGCCCCGAAAGCCCATTGCCCGTAAACCACCGACTGCCTGCTCCAGATTTTCCGGCGCGACCTCTATTGTCAGATAACGCCATTCCAGGCCACAGTCATTGTAAGCCGCTTCCATCATGCATTGGGTCGGATTCTCTGCGACCGGCTGTCCGAATACACAAGTCAGTTCCTGTTTGAAATTGAGCGGCTGATTCATGAGGTTCCTTCTTTTTGCTGCTTTAGTGACTGCAATAGCCGATTTGATGTTATGCTTCGTGAAAACCAAGTGCCTCAAAGATGCGCTTGCAGGCGAGTGAACGATTCAATGCGTAAAAGTGAATGCCGGGCACACCATCATCGATCAGTTCCTGGCATTGACGGATCGCAAATTCCACACCGATTTCGAACTGTGCCTTGAGGTCGTCCTGAACAGCTTCCAGCTTCTCCGTTAATTCCACCGGGAATTCAGAATTGCACATCGAACTAATCCGCTGGATTCGCCGGAATTCGGTGATCGGCATGATGCCTGGAATGATCGGACAGGTAATTCCCGCTTGAACACAGCGTTCGCGAAAATTGTGAAAATGGGTGTTGCTAAAGAAGAGCTGTGTATAAACGGCATCCGCACCGGCGTCGACTTTGCGTTTGAGATTCGTCAAATCGGTTTCCGCATCAGGAGATTCGGGATGCACTTCCGGGTAGCCGGCGACGCCGATCCCCATCTGAGGAAAATGTTCTCGAATCAAAGCTACCAGTTCGTTTGCATGCTTCAAACCACCATCGGCGGGCACAAAAGTTTCCTGCCCTTTGGGAGGATCGCCGCGCAATGCCATAATGTTGGTGATGCCGGCTTCAGAAGCACTGTGTAGCCATTCGATCAACTGGTCCCGCGTGGAGGCGACACAGGTAAAGTGTGCGGTCGCCGTGGTATGTAGCTGGTTCTGGATTGTTTCGCATAACTCGATGGTCCGTTTGCTGGTTGACCCTCCCGCACCATAAGTACAGGAAACAAAAGCCGGCTGATAGCGGATCAGCTCTTCCAGTGTCCGAAACAGCTCTGCATCGCCGCTTTCGTTTTTGGGAGGGAAAATCTCCACAGAAAGGTCAAATGTCCCGGATCGATATAATTCACTAATTCGCATTCTATTTTCTTGTCTGAAGAGGGTTTAAAACCACGTGCTTTGCTCTAGAATCATCCTGAGAGAAGCTTGCACAGTGTATAAATTATCGCTTTTGCAGGTCAACAAAACTGGGTTTTCTATTGCCACCTCGGTTCGATTTGCCTATCTTGCAGTCAGCACAGACACCGTTTATCTGGCTATTCAAGCAGCTTATCGAATCGTCGGACTGCTAGACTTGGGATATAGTAATAGATGGTGTCTCAGATCGTCAGAGTTAAACGCCTTCGTTTTGAAGAAACAAATCAGTCAGAACAGGCATTTAAATAGAAACGCGTTCTGATTTTTCCTGATCTCTTACACTGGTTTTGATCAGTGTTCATTTTGTTTGCTCAAGTAAAGCAACTATAATGCCATCATTCAAGCCCGTTTCAGCTTGAACACGAATCAAAAACTCCCCTTTTCTAATTGAATCAAAAAGGATTGAGAATGTCGACCGAAACCAACTCACTGCCGTATAAAGTCAAGGACTACAGCGACGAGGAATTCCAGAAGCTCGCTGCCTGGGGTCGCAAGGAAATTGAACTGGCAGAAACAGAAATGCCCGGTTTGATGGCTTTGCGGGAAAAGTACGGCAAAGAGCAGCCACTCAAAGGGGCTCGGATCGCCGGCTGTCTGCATATGACCATTCAGACCGCAGTGCTGATCGAAACATTAACCGCTCTGGGAGCCGAAGTTCGCTGGTCGAGCTGTAACATCTTTTCCACACAGGACCATGCAGCGGCTGCGATTGCAGCGACCGGCGTGCCTGTCTTTGCCTGGAAAGGCATGAATGAAGAAGAGTTCGACTGGTGTATCGAGCAGACGCTCTACTGGCCGAACGGCGAAGCATTGAACATGATTCTGGACGATGGCGGCGACCTGACTGTCATGGTTCACGAAAAGTACCCCGAACTGCTCAAAGGTATTAAAGGTCTGACCGAAGAAACGACCACCGGCGTGCATCGTCTGCATCAGATGCACGAACAGGGAAAACTGGGTGTGCCAGCCATCAATGTCAATGACTCTGTCACCAAGAGTAAATTCGACAACCTGTATGGCTGCCGGGAATCACTGGCAGACGGCATCAAACGTGCCACCGATATTATGATCGCCGGTAAAGTGGTCGTTGTCTGTGGATACGGTGATGTTGGTAAAGGCTGTGCCGACGCCATGAAAGGCTTGGGAGCACGCGTGCTGGTTACGGAAATCGATCCGATCTGTGCACTGCAGGCTGCGATGGAAGGCTTCGAAGTCACCACGATGGAAGAGGCTGCCAGCCGCGGCGATATCTTCGTGACTGCTACCGGCTGCTGCGATGTGATCTGTGGCGAACATCTGGATAACATGAAAAATGAAGCGATCATCTGCAACATCGGTCACTTCGATTCCGAAATTCAGATCGCTTACCTGAAGAATCGCAAAGACATCGAGCAAATCGAAATCAAACCTCAGGTCGACAAATTTGTTTATCCTGATGGCAAGGCGTTGATCGTGCTCGCGGAAGGCCGCCTGGTCAATCTGGGTTGTGCGACTGGCCACCCTTCGTTTGTGATGTCGAACAGTTTCACCAACCAGGTGATCGGACAGATCGAACTCTGGAACGAAACCGACAAATACGAAATCGGCGTCTACATGCTTCCGAAACAGCTGGACGAAGAAGTCGCCCGTCTGCACTTGGACAAACTGGGCGTCAAACTTTCGAAACTGTCAAATGACCAGGCAGAATACCTGGGCATTCCTGTCGAAGGACCTTACAAGCCGGAATACTATCGCTACTAAGAGCGATGAGCCTCCGACATTAGATTTTGAAGCCTCTGAATCACTCAGGTTGTGGTTCGGAGGTTTCTTTTTGGTAGTAATCCAAACTGTGATTGTCAGTTGAGGAACGAGTTTTTATAATCCGAAAGCAGTTTTTCATGTGAAAACTGATCCTGCAACCCCTTTCATCAAAAACAGAGAAAGCTCCTTTCATGACACAGTCTTCTTCCCGCCGTGAATTTCTGAAACAAACGACGACCTTTTCTGCCGGGCTCGCGTTGACCGGTTGGGCCGGTTCCGCTTTCGCGGCGAGTTCGCTCAACAATCCCTTATTCGAAATTTCCCTGGCAGAATGGTCTCTGCACCGCGCACTCAGAGGCGGAAAGCTGGACAACCTTGACTTTGCTAGAGTCACTAAAGAAGAGTTTGGTATCAATGCCGTTGAGTATGTGAATCAATTCTTCAAAGACAAAGCCCGGGACAAAAAATACCTGGCCGAGATGAATAAGCGGGCCGCTGATGTTGGCGTGAAAAACCTGCTGATCATGATCGACGGGGAAGGGGCA
This genomic interval from Gimesia alba contains the following:
- a CDS encoding SMI1/KNR4 family protein, which codes for MSWKEHILKFCKDAQFFSGAKRHEIQKVEADLGVRLPEDLVTLLQESNGVEGQYGLGLIWPLDRIVRENKYFRENPDFATMYMPFDPLLFFADAGNGDLFAYTIQAGEIRRPDVFVWSHEEDSRTCCAPSLSMYLERWLSGELLL
- the ahcY gene encoding adenosylhomocysteinase; protein product: MSTETNSLPYKVKDYSDEEFQKLAAWGRKEIELAETEMPGLMALREKYGKEQPLKGARIAGCLHMTIQTAVLIETLTALGAEVRWSSCNIFSTQDHAAAAIAATGVPVFAWKGMNEEEFDWCIEQTLYWPNGEALNMILDDGGDLTVMVHEKYPELLKGIKGLTEETTTGVHRLHQMHEQGKLGVPAINVNDSVTKSKFDNLYGCRESLADGIKRATDIMIAGKVVVVCGYGDVGKGCADAMKGLGARVLVTEIDPICALQAAMEGFEVTTMEEAASRGDIFVTATGCCDVICGEHLDNMKNEAIICNIGHFDSEIQIAYLKNRKDIEQIEIKPQVDKFVYPDGKALIVLAEGRLVNLGCATGHPSFVMSNSFTNQVIGQIELWNETDKYEIGVYMLPKQLDEEVARLHLDKLGVKLSKLSNDQAEYLGIPVEGPYKPEYYRY
- the metF gene encoding methylenetetrahydrofolate reductase [NAD(P)H]; the protein is MRISELYRSGTFDLSVEIFPPKNESGDAELFRTLEELIRYQPAFVSCTYGAGGSTSKRTIELCETIQNQLHTTATAHFTCVASTRDQLIEWLHSASEAGITNIMALRGDPPKGQETFVPADGGLKHANELVALIREHFPQMGIGVAGYPEVHPESPDAETDLTNLKRKVDAGADAVYTQLFFSNTHFHNFRERCVQAGITCPIIPGIMPITEFRRIQRISSMCNSEFPVELTEKLEAVQDDLKAQFEIGVEFAIRQCQELIDDGVPGIHFYALNRSLACKRIFEALGFHEA
- the aroE gene encoding shikimate dehydrogenase, with protein sequence MNQPLNFKQELTCVFGQPVAENPTQCMMEAAYNDCGLEWRYLTIEVAPENLEQAVGGLRAMGFRGANLTIPHKVAVIQHLDGISDAAAMMGAVNCIVRKGDKLVGENTDGKGFVQSLKELTDPAGKKIVMFGAGGAARAIGVETALAGAAEITIVNRSAERGEALVQLLSEKTSVPVSFTQWDRDYTLAEDVDVVINATSIGLYPDVDAVFPLDFSSLKSNMIVSDVIPNPPQTHLLREASKLGCPTLDGLGMLVNQGVIGFQLWTGVDPDPNVMRTALEEVFGV